A part of Paenibacillus sp. 481 genomic DNA contains:
- a CDS encoding GNAT family N-acetyltransferase, producing MEHRKRYHAQIVPHNDRVVIVEGPVLPEILSTLDMHPDLKAFRRPKEQHQALIEIAGLPEGRIIIARDEQTIIGYVTFHYPDELERWSEGNMADLVELGAIEVSNAYRSIGLGKRMIQTAFEDEQLESYIIFTTEYYWHWDLEGTKLNVWDYRKMMEKLMESVGMIWYATDDPEICSHPANCLMVKIGKDVPLSSKEQFDRVRFNQRFMY from the coding sequence GTGGAGCATCGTAAGCGCTATCATGCCCAAATTGTCCCGCACAACGACCGAGTCGTGATCGTTGAAGGTCCTGTCTTGCCTGAGATACTATCTACCTTGGACATGCATCCAGATTTAAAGGCATTTCGCCGACCGAAGGAGCAGCACCAAGCGCTAATCGAAATTGCGGGACTACCAGAAGGACGCATCATCATTGCCCGCGACGAGCAGACGATTATTGGCTACGTGACGTTTCATTATCCAGATGAGCTGGAGCGTTGGTCTGAAGGGAATATGGCTGACTTGGTTGAATTGGGCGCTATCGAAGTATCGAATGCTTATCGCTCGATAGGACTCGGGAAACGAATGATTCAAACTGCCTTTGAAGATGAGCAACTGGAAAGCTATATCATATTTACGACCGAATACTATTGGCATTGGGATTTAGAAGGAACGAAATTGAACGTCTGGGATTATCGTAAAATGATGGAGAAGCTCATGGAATCAGTCGGTATGATCTGGTACGCTACTGATGATCCAGAAATTTGCTCGCATCCAGCCAACTGTCTCATGGTGAAGATCGGAAAAGACGTTCCACTTTCCTCAAAGGAACAATTTGACCGTGTACGCTTTAATCAGCGTTTCATGTATTAA
- a CDS encoding acetoin utilization protein AcuC, which yields MSGQTLFVNNQDALRYRFHADHPFDQRRLQMTTDLLQYSGALRDNDIIVPQPLNEDWLLYTHRPDYVEAVRQLSAPHPARAWSERADKYGLHSEDTPYFAGMHEAACAIVAGSITACEAVMSGKSTHALHLGGGLHHAFAERGSGFCVYNDASVAIAWLRKHFNARVLYIDTDVHHGDGVQWSFYTDPDVFTYSIHETGKYLFPGTGFVQERGESDGFGTCVNVPLEPYTEDHSWLECFEDTIVQVAKHFKPDIIVSQHGADAHALDPLSHMHCSMRIYKEMPRIIHQLAHEYCDGRWVALGGGGYDIWRVVPRAWSLLWLEMNAHPLLQELEADPYTPLPEQWLYKWSPESPVLLPNMWLDDVKQWAPMPRRDIIQARNTHIKELALEYVR from the coding sequence ATGTCAGGACAGACATTGTTTGTCAACAATCAAGACGCCCTCCGGTACCGGTTTCATGCCGATCATCCGTTTGATCAGCGGCGCTTGCAAATGACAACCGATTTGCTCCAGTATTCAGGAGCTTTACGCGATAACGATATCATCGTCCCACAGCCGTTAAATGAAGACTGGCTGCTCTATACGCATCGCCCAGATTACGTCGAGGCGGTGCGCCAGTTAAGTGCGCCACATCCTGCGCGTGCTTGGAGCGAACGCGCTGACAAATATGGGCTTCACTCCGAGGATACGCCTTATTTTGCAGGCATGCATGAAGCGGCCTGCGCCATTGTTGCAGGCTCGATAACCGCTTGCGAGGCTGTCATGTCAGGCAAGTCCACCCATGCTTTGCATTTAGGGGGAGGACTCCATCACGCATTCGCTGAACGAGGCTCCGGCTTCTGTGTATACAACGATGCCTCCGTCGCTATTGCGTGGTTGCGTAAACATTTTAACGCACGCGTCTTATATATTGACACCGATGTGCACCATGGTGACGGGGTTCAGTGGTCGTTCTACACCGACCCGGACGTGTTCACCTACTCGATTCACGAAACGGGAAAGTATTTGTTCCCGGGAACCGGCTTTGTACAAGAGCGGGGTGAGAGCGATGGTTTCGGCACTTGTGTAAACGTTCCTTTGGAACCGTATACAGAGGATCATTCGTGGCTTGAATGCTTCGAGGATACGATTGTACAAGTTGCTAAGCATTTTAAGCCCGACATTATTGTTAGCCAGCATGGTGCAGATGCTCATGCACTTGACCCACTGTCTCATATGCATTGCAGCATGCGCATTTACAAAGAAATGCCACGTATCATTCATCAGCTTGCTCATGAATACTGCGATGGACGTTGGGTAGCATTAGGTGGTGGAGGCTATGATATTTGGCGCGTCGTACCGCGGGCTTGGAGCCTCCTTTGGCTTGAAATGAACGCCCATCCACTGTTGCAAGAACTGGAGGCAGATCCGTACACTCCTCTACCCGAACAATGGTTATATAAATGGTCCCCTGAATCACCCGTCCTACTGCCCAATATGTGGCTTGATGATGTAAAGCAATGGGCGCCTATGCCACGGCGAGACATCATTCAGGCGCGAAATACACACATCAAAGAGCTCGCTCTGGAGTATGTGCGCTAA